In the Flagellimonas sp. HMM57 genome, one interval contains:
- a CDS encoding hydrogen peroxide-inducible genes activator: MTIQQLRYIVALDNHRNFVRASESCHVAQPTLTLQVKKLEYQISLTLFDRSTQPLKPTPTGEKFIQKAREILGEIEQLRALVNDERNSMEGTFSIGVIPTLAPYLLPLFVKEFLTDFPKTKLQIQELQSEEIIEQLEKEQLDMGLLATPLNEKNIVETPIFYEPFLVYTDDVEKIRNGKDRISTDDLKPEGIWLLGKGHCFRNQTLKFCEFDTLEFERNLIMEGGSIETLKPMIKKVSGYTLIPELSYKESTDKKSIIRFREPQPVREISIVTHKNFIRERLVMELRKSILSNTPDSFRKNTRFVKVNWR; the protein is encoded by the coding sequence ATGACAATTCAACAATTACGTTATATAGTGGCCTTGGACAACCACAGGAATTTTGTACGGGCCTCCGAAAGTTGCCATGTGGCCCAGCCCACGCTTACATTACAGGTAAAAAAGTTGGAGTACCAGATATCCCTGACGTTGTTCGACCGAAGTACACAACCTTTAAAACCAACGCCCACGGGAGAAAAGTTTATCCAAAAAGCACGGGAAATACTAGGGGAGATAGAGCAATTAAGGGCCTTGGTCAATGATGAGCGGAATTCAATGGAGGGTACGTTCAGTATTGGGGTCATACCCACTTTGGCGCCGTATTTGTTGCCTTTGTTCGTAAAGGAGTTTTTAACGGATTTCCCTAAGACCAAGCTTCAGATACAGGAGCTACAGAGCGAGGAAATCATAGAGCAATTGGAAAAGGAACAGTTGGACATGGGATTGTTGGCCACACCGCTAAATGAGAAGAACATAGTGGAAACCCCTATTTTTTACGAACCTTTTTTGGTCTATACCGATGATGTGGAAAAAATAAGGAACGGAAAGGATAGGATAAGCACAGACGACCTAAAGCCCGAAGGTATTTGGTTATTGGGGAAAGGACATTGTTTTAGGAACCAAACCTTGAAGTTCTGCGAATTCGATACGTTGGAATTTGAACGTAACCTAATCATGGAAGGTGGGTCCATCGAAACCTTAAAACCCATGATAAAGAAAGTATCCGGATATACGCTGATTCCAGAGCTTTCCTATAAGGAATCCACCGATAAGAAAAGTATTATTCGTTTTAGGGAACCACAGCCCGTACGGGAAATCAGTATTGTTACGCATAAAAATTTTATAAGGGAACGCCTTGTTATGGAACTTAGAAAATCGATACTGTCCAATACCCCCGATTCTTTTAGGAAAAACACCCGTTTTGTGAAAGTGAACTGGCGATGA